Below is a window of Candidatus Kapaibacterium sp. DNA.
ATCAAACCGTAAGTACCCATTTTCAGTAGCACGCCTGCTAATATTACTGAACCAGGTGTAGGTGCTTCGGTATGAGCATCAGGAAGCCATGTATGCAAGGGGAATATTGGAACTTTTATCAAAAATGATAACGCAAATCCCCAAAAGAGCCATTTTTGTACATCATATGGTATTGCACTTCCTAAATCTTTAATAATCAGGAAATTGCTTGTGAAACCACTTTCCATTTGCAATATTTCCGAACCTACATAATAGCCCAAATAAACTACCGCCACAAGCATGAATAAAGAACCCACAACTGTGAACAAGAAGAATTTGATAGCTGCATACAGTTTGTCTTTTCCACCCCAAATACCAATGATAAAATACATCGGAATGAGTATGATTTCCCAGAAAATGTAGAATAAGAATAAGTCAAGTGCTACGAAAACACCTGTCATGGCGAACTGCAATAACAGTATCATGACATAATATTCTTTGTGTCTTTTTTCAATCGAGCCAAATGATGAGAGAATCGCGATGGGTGTGATGAAAGTTGTCAGCATGACCAAAAGCATGGACATACCGTCAACACCCACTCTGAATCCGGCGTCAAATGCCTGTATCCAAACCATTTCAACTACAAATTGAAATCCCGGATTTGCCGAATCGAATGAAAAGAAGAGGAACAGTGAAATTAGGAAAGTGAATAGTGAAATTCCCAACGCAGTATATTTGATGGCTTGTATATTGTCCTTTTTGAAGAACAATAGAAGCAAGGAACCTGCTAATGGTATAAAAAGTGTCAATAATAGTGTTGCCATACTTGATTATCTGCTTATAATACAAAACGTTGATTAATTAAACATGAGCCACGAGATAATCGAGATAATCCCGACCATCATCAAAATAGCGTAATTCTGAGCTATGCCTGATTGCATTAGTCTTATTCTTTCGCCAAATTGTTCTACGAATTTAGCACTTCCGTTAATCAGACCATCTATGATTTTAATATCGGTAAATCTCCAAAAGAAACTCTTGGACATTGAGTATATAGGGTCAATTATAGTTGCATAATAAAATTCATCTAATTTATATTTATTGAAAAGCAATCTGTGTATGCCTTTCATGCTAACAGCAATACTTCTCGGGGCGCTCCATTGCGGGTCTGAATACCATTTACGAGCCACGTACCACATGAAGAGACCAATTGAAGTGGCAATCGCCATCAGAATGTACATCATAGGTTCGATACCGTGAGCATGTTTGCCCATTATCATATTTGCATCCGCAAAGATTGGCTTTAACCAGCTTTTGAGCAATGGGTCTGCATGAGACCATGGTGCTAATGCCGGAGGCAAATTCAAAAATCCGCCGAATGCCGAAAGTATCGCCAATGCTATCAATGCAAATGTCATCGTCTTTGGTGATTCGTGTGGATGAATGTGTTTGTGGTCAAATCTTTCATTTCCGGTGAACGTCAGATAATACAATCTGAACATGTAGAACGCTGTGAATAATGCTGCAATTGCTAAAATAGCCCAAAGCCACCATCCACCAAGATGTGATGACCAAGCATACCACAAAATTTCGTCTTTGGACATAAATCCGCTAAAGAATGGAATCCCTGCTATCGCCAATGTACCGATGAAGAATGTTTTGCTCGTTATTGGCATATATTTTTTCAATCCGCCCATTACCTTGATATTTTGCTCGTTGTGCATCCCGTGTATAACACTACCTGCAGCCAAGAACAATAAGCCTTTGAAAAAGGCATGAGTCATAACGTGAAATATACCGATGTAGAATGCTCCAACACCGAGTGCAACAAACATAAATCCTAATTGGGAGACGGTGGAATATGCCAAAACTTTCTTAATGTCATTTTGGACAAGACCTATCGAAGCAGCCGTCAATGCAGTGATTGCACCAACTACAGCAACTACCATCATTGTACTTTCGGAAAGCGAAAACAGAACGGAGTTTCGCGCTACTAAGAATATACCTGCTGTGACCATCGTTGCGGCATGGATAAGTGCTGAGACCGGTGTTGGACCAGCCATCGCATCAGGGAGCCAAACCGATAGTGGCAATTGTGCCGATTTACCTGTGCAACCCAAAAACAACATCAGAGTGATAATCGTTACGATTGCCGAATTCATATAGAAATCGTAATTTGCAGCCGCAGTCTCGCTTACTGAAACATAATCCAAACTGTTGAATGTAACGAAAATCAAAAACATTGCGATTAGGAAACCAAAGTCACCAATTCTATTTACTACGAATGCCTTCATTCCGGCATCGCCATTCCAAGTGATTCTGACACCTTCAAACTTTTTGTCGTACCAAAAGCCGATTAAAAGGTATGATGCCAAGCCAACGCCTTCCCAACCAAGGAATGTAAGCAAATAATTGCTTGCCAAAACAAGGTTGAGCATCATGAAAATAAACAAATTCAAATAAGAGAAAAATCTGTAGAAACTTCTGTCCCCGTGCATGTATCCTATCGAATAAACATGTATCAAGAAGCCAATTCCGGTGATGATTAAAGCAAACGTCACGGAAAGTTGGTCTAATTGGTAAGACACGCTTATATCCAAAGAACCCGTAGCTATCCATGTGAAAACATGAACAATCTCGGGAGTTTGGCTACCGGTGCTCAATAAGTGATAGAACAACATTATTGATAGGATGAACGGGATGCCAACCATTAACGAGGCAAATCCACCTATTAACTTCTCATTTTTGATTTTTTTTCCAAAAATGCCTATTAATACGAACCCTATTAGTGGAAACAGAGGTAAAAACTTTATCAATTCTTGCATAATCCAGCTACCTTACTGACATTATATGATATTCAATATTTCTTAAAATTCAATCGTCAAAAATAACATTATTTTTTTTAAAGAGTGACAAAAAGTTTACTTTCGTGTCACTTTTGCAAAATTATATTCCAAACCAGGAATAACATTCACTTACCAAAATACGAAAGATTAACGTGTTTAACAACGAAAAATGTGAATTTTTTAAAATGTTTCTTATTTTTGTAATCAACTATGGAAATTAAATACAAAACATATAGATTCATTTCGGCTTCAAATATGCCTTCGGAGGTAGAAGAAGTCGTTGATGATGTGAATACGGATATTGAGCAACCCGCGAAAGTAATATTGTTCAATGATGAGTGGCACACTTTTGACGAAGTTATCAACCAGATTTTGAAAGCGGTGAAATGTACGCGTGACAAAGCCGAATTGCTTACACTCGAAGTCCACAATACCGGAAAGGCTTGTGTTTTTGAAGGAGAAATGTCTGATTGTCTTTCGGTAAGTTCAATTCTTGAAGAGATTGCTTTGCATACTCAAATCGAGTTTTGATTTTACTCAGTATCGTCCAATAATTTTCTGATATTCAGGCTTGGAACGTTCATCGGGGCGACTGAGCTATGGTCTTTGATGATTTGGGTTTGTTCGGCATCTGTCTTTTCATCATAATCAAATCTGATAAGCGTTTTCTCGCCACATTTGCAATAAACAACGATGTTTTCGATGTCACCCTCGGCAGAGCGAATAATTTCAATCGTCGAACTGTGGGTTTCGTCACCGAACGAGGTATCATCGCTTATCTCGACAAGTTTTTTCCTATCGTTGATATTTTCTTTTGGGATGAATTTTTTATCGAGCCCGTATTTATCCTTGCCGCTTAGCTTGGGTAATTGCAAAAAATCGTGGAAATGCTTGTTTAGATACTCGTTTCTTTCGCTTTGCTGTTCTTCACTTGACTCCTCAAAATCAGCTTTTTTGATTTCCTCTGATTGAATATTCAAATATGTTTCCAATTCTTTGGAACTGATAATTTCCTTTTGCAAGGGCGAATTTTTCTTGATGACATTTGAAGGACTGTCGGGCGGCGTAAAAATATTGTTGACTTTTTTATAAATGCGATGTTGATCATTGATTTTTGCAGATGAACTAAGCATTTCATTTACGTCGGATTTCTCAAAGAGTGGTTCGCTATCGGCTTGTTTGGAATCGTTCTTTTCCAATTCATCAAAAACGAAATTTTCTGATGATGAATCGTTGAATTCGTCATCTAATTCGTAAAAATCTATTTTTTTATCATCGGAAAGTGCCATTTTAATAAACCGTTGTTGATAATTTTCTTGAGACATCTTTTCAAAATCACGAATAATTTTGAAAAATGTTTAAAGAGCATACAGCTATTTTATTTCTTTGCCCGAAATATTGATGCCAAGCTGCTCAATTCTGTACCGCAGCTTCGCTCTTGAGATACCAAGCAACTTAGCCGCCTTAATCTGATTGCCGCCTGTGATTTTGAGTGTTTGAATCAATAAATCCTTCAAAACATTACCCATCGTAACACCGGTTTCCGCAATTTTCAGAAAATGCTCGCCATCGTTAAGATATATTTCGGCTTGATTGGACGAAACTGTAACTGTGTGGTTAATCTTGATGAAACTTAATGATTCCCGCGAGATAATTTCGTTTTGTTCGAGCAATACCACTCTTTCGATTACATTACGAAGCTCTCGGACGTTACCTTTCCAATAATATGTACGAATCAAATTGACGGCATCGGGAGTGAAACCTTTGATGCTTTTGTTGAATTTTTTGTTGAATTCGGTTACAAAAGCAGTTGACAGCCTCATTATGTCTTCACCTCTGTCACGAAGTGGAGGAAGGTGCAAACGTGCAACATTTAACCTATAGAATAAATCTTCACGAAACTTTTCTTCTTCTACAAGCGTTTCCAAATCTTTATTTGTAGATGCAATTACCCGTACATCCACGGAAATTTCTTTCGCTCCGCCAAGTCTGTAGAATCGCCTTTCTTGGAGAACTCTGAGCAACTTCACTTGGAGTTCCAAACTTAGCTCTGCAATTTCGTCCAACATGATAGTACCATGTTGGGCTTGTTCAAATTTTCCGGGTTTAATTTTTTCTGTGGCGCCTGTAAAAGCACCTCTTTCGTAACCGAAGAGTTCATTTTCAGCTAATTCTCTCGGGATAGCACCACAATTTATTGTTACAAAGGGACCTTTTGCTCGTGGGGAATTTTCGTGAATGTATCTCGCCAATAATTCCTTGCCTGTGCCCGTTTCGCCTAAAATCAAGACTGTTGTATCGTCTGTAGCGGAAATAATTTTAGCCATTTCAAGTGCCTTTTTCATCTCGGGTGAATTGCCCAAAATTTCACTTGGCTGCTCTTTTTTCAACTGTTCCGAAAGCAAATTGACTTGTCGTCGTAAATCAAAATTTTTCAAGGAACGTTCGATTGAAACTTCTAATTGCTCCAAATCTAATGGTTTGACTATGAAATCTTCTGCTCCGAGCCTCATGGCACGAACTGCCATTTTAATGTCCGAAAAAGCCGTCATCATAATCACCGGCATATTATAGCCCTGCTTACGGAGTTGCTCCAAAATATCCAGTCCGTTAGCATGACCCAAGAATATATCTAAAAGGACTAAATCCGGCGATAAAAGATGCAACTCATCTAATCCGCGAACGGGGTCGGTAAAAGTTTCTACACGAGAGTATTTGGACGATAAAATGCTCCTTATCGTTGTATTGACTAAAGGGTCATCTTCTATAACTACGATTGTGTAATTTTGTTTCGACAATTGTTTCCTTTGTTTTCATTTCGACTTATCACTCTAAAATATAAAAACAAATTGATATTTCACAATTTTATTTTATTTTATTTTTATTTTCCACGCGGAATTGGCAGTTTTACATAGATAGTTGAGCCTTTGCCCAAGGTGCTTTCAACATCAATTACTCCGCTATGCTGGTGCATTATCCGTTGTGTAATGGGCAAACCGAGCCCTGTACCGTCAGGTTTGCGAGTAAAAAAGGGGTTGAAAATTTTCGGCAAATCTTCCGGCGGTATTCCTGCGCCATTATCGGTTACCGAAATTACTGCATATTCACCATCGCCCTTCCGTGAGCCATGTTCAATATAGGTCCTAATCTGTATCAAACCGTATTGGCTTACTGCGTCTGATGCATTCGTGATTAGATTTATCAATACTTGTTGAATTTGTTTGGCATCAAGCGGGATTTTGGGCATCTTGTCTGCTAATTTCAATTCAATTTTGATTTCTTTGCGTTTCAACACTGAAGCAACAAGTTCCATCGAGGATGCTACAATAGTGTTTATGCTCGAATCCTGAATATCGGGCAAGGCAGGTTTGGAAAAGTTCAGCGTAACTTCTACTATCCGCGCAATTCGTTCAACGCCTTGTAATGCCGTGCTTATGTATTCGTATTCGGGAGTATCGGATTTGGTATTGCGTTTTAGTATTTGCAGATTTAGATTGATTGCAGCCAAAGGATTTCTGATTTCGTGAGTCACACCTGCGGAAAGTTGTCCAAGAAGGACAAGTTTGTCGGCTTGGACAAGTTTATCAGTCAATGCGTGCTGTTCACTAACGTCGCGTGCTATTGCCAAAATTAGTTCTTGATGTTCGTGATTCATGAAGCGGGCACTAACTTCGAGCATTATTGATTTTCCGGCTGAAACGTCAAGTGACATCTCACTTAGCACTATTGGAGAGGATGATTTGTTGAGTAATTTGAAAATGCGTCTAAATTGGGGTAGAATTATACCAAGAATATCCTCTTTGGTCGAATCCAAGAGTTGTGCAGCATAATCATTTGCATCTAAAACGCACCATGTTTCGGGTTGGACAACAA
It encodes the following:
- a CDS encoding NADH-quinone oxidoreductase subunit M, which gives rise to MATLLLTLFIPLAGSLLLLFFKKDNIQAIKYTALGISLFTFLISLFLFFSFDSANPGFQFVVEMVWIQAFDAGFRVGVDGMSMLLVMLTTFITPIAILSSFGSIEKRHKEYYVMILLLQFAMTGVFVALDLFLFYIFWEIILIPMYFIIGIWGGKDKLYAAIKFFLFTVVGSLFMLVAVVYLGYYVGSEILQMESGFTSNFLIIKDLGSAIPYDVQKWLFWGFALSFLIKVPIFPLHTWLPDAHTEAPTPGSVILAGVLLKMGTYGLIRFNLEMFPQASMSFASIISVFAVIGIIYGALVAMVQTDVKRLVAYSSVSHLGFVVLGIFSMTVEGIQGAVIQMVNHGLSTGMLFLCVGVLYERRHTREISEYGGIARVMPNFTVFFAIAMLASVGLPGLNGFVGEYLTLIGAFKSPILNSYWYTIIGTTGVIFAAVYLLWMFQRVMFGTNDNPKNYNLKDMNKREWTMMVPIVIFIVWIGVYPSTFLKISENSTRLLVNKIELLKFGKSTYELPGYENPAEKQETE
- the nuoL gene encoding NADH-quinone oxidoreductase subunit L; this translates as MQELIKFLPLFPLIGFVLIGIFGKKIKNEKLIGGFASLMVGIPFILSIMLFYHLLSTGSQTPEIVHVFTWIATGSLDISVSYQLDQLSVTFALIITGIGFLIHVYSIGYMHGDRSFYRFFSYLNLFIFMMLNLVLASNYLLTFLGWEGVGLASYLLIGFWYDKKFEGVRITWNGDAGMKAFVVNRIGDFGFLIAMFLIFVTFNSLDYVSVSETAAANYDFYMNSAIVTIITLMLFLGCTGKSAQLPLSVWLPDAMAGPTPVSALIHAATMVTAGIFLVARNSVLFSLSESTMMVVAVVGAITALTAASIGLVQNDIKKVLAYSTVSQLGFMFVALGVGAFYIGIFHVMTHAFFKGLLFLAAGSVIHGMHNEQNIKVMGGLKKYMPITSKTFFIGTLAIAGIPFFSGFMSKDEILWYAWSSHLGGWWLWAILAIAALFTAFYMFRLYYLTFTGNERFDHKHIHPHESPKTMTFALIALAILSAFGGFLNLPPALAPWSHADPLLKSWLKPIFADANMIMGKHAHGIEPMMYILMAIATSIGLFMWYVARKWYSDPQWSAPRSIAVSMKGIHRLLFNKYKLDEFYYATIIDPIYSMSKSFFWRFTDIKIIDGLINGSAKFVEQFGERIRLMQSGIAQNYAILMMVGIISIISWLMFN
- a CDS encoding ATP-dependent Clp protease adaptor ClpS, producing the protein MEIKYKTYRFISASNMPSEVEEVVDDVNTDIEQPAKVILFNDEWHTFDEVINQILKAVKCTRDKAELLTLEVHNTGKACVFEGEMSDCLSVSSILEEIALHTQIEF
- a CDS encoding sigma-54 dependent transcriptional regulator, producing MSKQNYTIVVIEDDPLVNTTIRSILSSKYSRVETFTDPVRGLDELHLLSPDLVLLDIFLGHANGLDILEQLRKQGYNMPVIMMTAFSDIKMAVRAMRLGAEDFIVKPLDLEQLEVSIERSLKNFDLRRQVNLLSEQLKKEQPSEILGNSPEMKKALEMAKIISATDDTTVLILGETGTGKELLARYIHENSPRAKGPFVTINCGAIPRELAENELFGYERGAFTGATEKIKPGKFEQAQHGTIMLDEIAELSLELQVKLLRVLQERRFYRLGGAKEISVDVRVIASTNKDLETLVEEEKFREDLFYRLNVARLHLPPLRDRGEDIMRLSTAFVTEFNKKFNKSIKGFTPDAVNLIRTYYWKGNVRELRNVIERVVLLEQNEIISRESLSFIKINHTVTVSSNQAEIYLNDGEHFLKIAETGVTMGNVLKDLLIQTLKITGGNQIKAAKLLGISRAKLRYRIEQLGINISGKEIK
- a CDS encoding ATP-binding protein, with product MEINKLKKSELLELYHQVEKQLSWYKSFFDNATDAVFVVQPETWCVLDANDYAAQLLDSTKEDILGIILPQFRRIFKLLNKSSSPIVLSEMSLDVSAGKSIMLEVSARFMNHEHQELILAIARDVSEQHALTDKLVQADKLVLLGQLSAGVTHEIRNPLAAINLNLQILKRNTKSDTPEYEYISTALQGVERIARIVEVTLNFSKPALPDIQDSSINTIVASSMELVASVLKRKEIKIELKLADKMPKIPLDAKQIQQVLINLITNASDAVSQYGLIQIRTYIEHGSRKGDGEYAVISVTDNGAGIPPEDLPKIFNPFFTRKPDGTGLGLPITQRIMHQHSGVIDVESTLGKGSTIYVKLPIPRGK